The Oscillatoria sp. FACHB-1407 DNA segment GCATCTCGAATTGGCTATATGTTCTTCGGAACCCCAAGCCAGCGTTCCACTGCTCAACCCCCCAGAGATTTTTATATCTTTTTTCTTCAGCCTTTTAGTGAACTGCCTAAGTTGTCAAAGCCTGAGGCGAGTGATGTCTTCTTTGAGTTAGGTCGTCGGGATGAAACGTTTGATACCGCATTGAACTGGTATGCAGCCGCATTGGATCTGGAAGCTACGAGTTCTGGTAAGGCAAAGGAGACCTATGCATCTAAAGCTGCTGGTTATTTGAGAAACCTGGTGAGGTGGCTGGAAACTAATATTACAACTGCTTTTAAGGTTACTTATCGAGGGCAGACAAAACCACTACCAGAATGGATTAAGGGCAAGCTGACCACGGGAGGAACACGCGCAGGCGTAAGAGATATCGTCAATACAGCCGCTTCCGTGTGTCTCGAAGACCATTTTCGGCAGCTAGCTCCGGATTACCCTGGCTTTTCTGTGCTGATTACAAATGAGAACAGACCCCAAGCTGCTCAAGATGCTCTCCGGTGGATGCGTGGGGCAACTCAAACTAAGCAAGCAACTGCTGTACTAGATGCCCTAGAGCTTTTAGACGGCGATCGCCTAACTCCCTCTCGATCAAAATATACGAACTATATCCTAGAACTATTGCGAAATAAGGGGCAAGGGCAGGTTCTGAATCGATCGGAGTTGATTCAGGATGAATTTGGCATTGAGTTCATGATTCGGTATCGTTTAGAACCTGAATGGATCGTTGTACTACTGGCAGTGTTGGTTTACAACGGAGACGTGGTTCTGTCAGTACCAGGTAAAAAATATGATGCGGGTAATCTGGATAGTTTAATTACGGCTCCTATCAGTGAGCTAGTCAATTTTAAGCATATTGAGCAGCCCAAGGATTGGAATGTACCTGTTCTAAAAGCAGTGTTTGAATTGGTCGGGCTAGAGCCAGGAAAAGCTGTTTTGGTGACTCAAACAGGGACAGAAGCGGAAGCGATCGTTGCTCAGCAGTTTCAACCTCGCCTCTCTGAGCTAGTAGCTCGGATTGTGAATGCCAGACAGCACTTGCCTAACTTAGCAATTTGGGGACAGGCACTGATACCAGACGAGCGTTTAAGAACGGCATATCAGACAACACTTAACGAGACAAAAGCTTTTCTCGAATCGCTTCAAGCATATAATACACCTGCAAAATTAAAGAATCTGAGACTTGATCCATCAGAGTTAGATCGTCAACAAAGGGGGGTAGATACTCTGCGACAGGTTGAGTATCTACTGGAACTGCTGACCAATCTGAGGGAGCCGACGAACTACCTGTCTCAGGCAAGCATGGCATTGCCTGAAAGCCATCCTTGGGTCGTTGATGTGCGTCAGTTTCGCAATCAATTGGTGATGGAATTGCAAGACCCGGAGCACCGAGAAGCTTCAGCTTTCCAACAGAGTACTCGGCAAAAGATTACCGAACTGAAGCGGGAGTATATTCGGACTTATGCCACTTTACACAGCCGTGGACGATTGGGTGTAGCTGAAGCCCGTCAGCGTGCTCGTTTAGTGCAGGACGAGCGGTGGAAAATGCTCTATCGCTTGAAAGAGATTGATGTCATGCCTGTTCAGCAATTGCATGATTATCAACAGCGGTTGAATCGGCTCCAAGAGTGTTCGCAACTGACTGAACAGGACTTGCAAAGCACACCCACTTGCCCTCATTGCCAATTTCGTCCAGCCAGTGAAGACGTTCAGGCACCCGTTAGTTTACGGTTGGAGCAGATGGAAGCGGAATTGGATCAATTGGTTGCTAGCTGGACAAAATCCTTGCTCGATAACCTCAACTCAACCGTAGCTCAAGAAAGTATTCGGCTTCTCCCAGAAGATCAGCAGCACGCTGTTACAGCCTTCGTCGAGTCGGGTGAATTGCCTGATCTCACTCCAGATTTTATCCACGCGCTGCAAGAAGCTCTCTCTGGGCTGGAGAAGGTAGTGGTTCAACTGGAAGAGATGCGCTCGGCGTTGCTAGAGGGTGGCTCTCCAATTACTCCAGAGGAGTTAAAGAATCGTTTCAGGGACTATCTCAATGGCAAAATTCGTGGGTTAGACTCTACCAAGGTCAGGATTGTTTTGGAATAAAGGGGAACGGATGACGGAGTCAGCCAAGCAACTGTCGATTTCTGAACCAGATGAGTCAGCCAAAATTCAGGAACCCGTAGAGTGCTTAGGCAAGACCTTTGAGAACGATGAGGCGCGGCGGGCTTATTTCCTAGAGAAACTGCGGGAGAAGCTAAAAGATCCTGAATTTCGAGCGATCGAAGGGTTTCCCATCGGTGAAGACGAAGACATCTTGGCACTATCTGACCCACCCTACTACACGGCTTGCCCCAATCCCTTTTTAGAAGACTTCATTCGCTGCTACGGCAAGCCTTACGATCCTGAAACCAGCCATTATCACCGTGAACCTTTGGCGGCGGATATCAGCGAAGGCAAAACAGACAGCTTATACACTGCCCATAGCTATCACACCAAGGTGCCGCATAAAGCCATCATGCGCTATATCCTGCACTATACAGAGCCAGGAGATATTGTTTTGGATGGGTTCTCTGGCTCCGGCTTGACGGGTGTTGCGGCGCAAATGTGTGGTTCTCCTGATCAGGAGTTTAAGAGAGAAATTGAAACGGAACGTGAAGCCGCAAACCTCCCACCTGTAAAATGGGGTTCCCGTCGAGCGGTGCTAAATGATATTGGAATTGCTGCCACTTTTATTGGAGCGAATTATAACCTGCCGTTTGATGTAGAGGCATTTGAACGAGAAGCCAAACGTATTCTGAGGGAGCTAAAAGACGAAATTGGCTGGATGTATGAAACGCTTCATACAGATGGAAAAACGAAAGGGCAAATCAATTACACCGTTTGGAGTGAAGTCTTCAGTTGCCCAAACTGTAGTGAACAAATCGTTTTTCTGAAAGAAGCTCTTGATCTCATTACCAAACGAGTTCATGAGACATTTTCATGTCCCCACTGCTCTGCTAGGCTAAACAAAGATAATCTTCAAAGATTCATAGAAACGCTAATTGATCCAGCGACCCATGAACCTTGGCAACGAATTCGCTTAATACCAGTATTAGTTAACTATAGCGTTGGGAAAAACAAGTTTGAGAAGGAAGTTGATAGCTTTGATCTAGAAACCTTAAGAGAAATAGAAAGATTAGAACTTCCATCAACTGTACCAACTAATCGTTTCCCAATCGAGCGTATGTATCATGGCTCACGATTGGCACCGAAAGGCTTCACACATGTCCACCACTTGTTTTTACCTCCGGCTATTCAATCTCTTGGAGTGTTGTGGAAAAAAGCAATTACTTTTAGAGATCCGCGCTTGCGAAATATGCTTTTTTATCTGATAGAGCAAGCGCTTTGGACTATGTCAGTTTGCAATGCTTATCGTCCAACTGGCTTTTCTCAAGTTTCACAATATATGAAGGGTATTTATTATGTCCCTTCACAGCATTCAGAAGTTTCACCTTGGTATGTGTTGAATGGAAAGCTAAATCGGCTGGTCAAAGCGTTTAAGGTTTTTCAAGCAAATACAGCTCACGTAACTGCTAACGCTAGTACTACAGCCAAGCTCAATATTCCCGATAATTCAATCGACTATATCTTTACTGATCCGCCCTTCGGCGAAAATATTTTCTATGCCGACCTTAACCTTTTAGTTGAATCTTGGCATAAAGTCGCAACTAATACTAGAACTGAAGCTATTATTGACAAGCCCAAACAAAAGGATTTATCAGATTACCAACAACTAATGCAGCGTTGCTTTGAGCAATATTATCGGGTGCTAAAGCCTGGTCGCTGGATGACGATGGTGTTCCATAATTCCAAAAATGCGGTCTGGAATGCTATTCAAGAGGCAATGCTATCCGCAGGGTTTGTCGTTTCAACGGTTCGCACCCTGAATAAGCAGCAAGGCTCCTACCGACAAGTCACCAGCAGTGCCCCTAAAGAAGATTTGGTGGTGTCTGCCTATAAACCCAATGGTGGATTAGAGTCTCGCTTCAAGCTGGAAGCAGGCACCGAAGAAGGCGTTTGGGATTTTGTTCGCACTCATTTAGGGCAACTGCCTGTCATGCCGATTCTCAATGACTGTGCAGAACCCGTTTCTGAGCGCACCAGTCAGATGTTATATGACCAAATGGTCGCCTTCCACGTTCAGCGTGGAGTCATGATCCCCCTCTCTGCGGCTGAGTTCTACGCCGGAGTAGAGCAGCGATTTGAGCCGCGAAATGGGATGTACTTTTTGCCAGAACAAGCGTTGGAATACGATCGCAAACGCCATACCGTCCGCGAGTTCCTCCAGCTTGAACTACTTGTTACAGATGAAGAATCCGCTATTCAATGGGTACGCCAACAACTGACCCGGAAACCGCAAACCCTGCAAGAACTCACGCCCAAATTCATGAAAGAAGGGCAGCGTTCCTGGGCAAAGCACGAACGCTTATTTGAACTCCGAGAACTCCTGGAAGACAATTTCCCTTGCTATAAAGGCAATGAGCCAATTCCCCCCCAAATCGTTTCCTGGCTTAAAGAATCCTCCATCTACAGAGAAATTATCAACGGGCTAGAAACCGAACATCTCACTGATGCTGGGTTAGATACTCAAAATTCAGTTTTGCTAAATGCAGCGGTTGAGAGATGGTATGTGCCAAATCCTGATCGAGCTAGAGACTTAGAACTTATTCGCGATCAGAAACTCCTGCGAGAATTTGAGCAATACCGTCAATCAAACCAACGCAAACTCAAGCAATTCCGTACTGAGGCAATTCGCGCAGGTTTCAAGAAGTGCTGGCAGGAACGGACAGAAGAAGGCTATCAAACCATTGTAGACATCGCCCATAAAATCCCCGAAACCATTCTTCAGGAAGACCCAAAACTCTTCCGCTTTTATAACCAAGCTGTGACCCGACTGGGAGGAATCTAATGCTTACTAAATGGAAGCTCTTCAACTTCAAATCAGTTCAAAAAGAGACTGAACTTGCATTAGCCCCCCTCACAATCTTCGCCGGACCCAATAGTAGCGGCAAGAGCACTTGGATTCAATCCATTTTACTGATTAGCCAAACGGTAGCCAGCAAAGTTCAGTCTCCTGCTGCTGTTGTCCTCAATGGCTATCTGACAAAGCTCGGTCAATTTGATGATCTCAAGTCATACGGCAGTGGGGCAAATCAAATTCTTATTGGGTGGGAGTGTGAACCGCGTAAACCTCAATTCTCAAGTCTCTCTGAAGAGTCAGAAATTGGTTTAGCAAGAGCGGTTAGTTTAGGAGATATGCCAGAGAGGATTCTTGGTGAAATATATTTTGATGCTGATTCATCTAATTCAGATAAAGATTTAACTCAACTTCAGCCTCGCTTATTTCAATACACAATGTCCTGCAATAGCAAGGACGAAGACGCTATCAACTCGATCTCTACTTTTTCTGTAGGTCTCCTATCAAAGCCATTAGCTCAAAAAGTTCAAGATTTGAACGTTTCCCCGGCAGATATCGAGGCAGCACGAAGTGCCCTTGAATGTGAAATTAAGCTAAATGAAAATGCTCTAAAAGAGTTGAGGGAATTAAGAGAATTTTTTGATTTAGAAGTTGAGCCAGTAGGTTGTGCATTTAGCCATCATTTTCTACCGAGTAAACTAATTGTACGCTGTAACGAAGTCATAGAGGAAACGCGCCTTATTTCGTCAATTTTGTTAGAGGAAGGGATACGTGTGTCTCCGTCCTATATTATGAGGCAACGGAACAATCCTACTATTCCTCTCAGAGCAATTAAGTTATTACAGGACTGGTTCGGTGATATTTTGCCAATTTCAAATCAACCGGATATTGATCAAATTTCACTTTTTCCAGAAATAGAGCCTAGAGCTATTACTCTAAAGGATTGGATGGATGGGCTAAGAAGGTTATCTTCTCACCGTCGGGGTGAATTTAGACAAAGACTTCGTAGAGAGCTTTCACCAGAAAAATTGGATGAATTAAATCAAATATTATATGAGTCACTTTTAGAAAATAGACAAAGCCCTTATGCACTTAAATCACAGCAGTTGCCAAGGAAAATTCGTACAGCAGTTAATTATTTAGATTCTTTTTTTTCTAACTCAGTTCAATATCTAGGTCCATTACGAGACGAGCCAAAACCTTTATATCCGTTAGCTCCCACTGTTGATCCTTCTGATATTGGATTGCGCGGAGAATATACAGCCGCAGTCTTCGATCGTTACAAGGAAAAGCGAATTACTTATATCCCTACTACCTGCTTCCCAGAGCCAAAAGGTGGACAACCTCTAAAAGAAGAATACCAAACTCGAACTCTCAAGACTGCTGTACTAGATTGGTTGAGGTATCTGGAAGTTGCAGAAGATTTGCAAACAAAAGATATGGGTAAGCTTGGTCATGAGTTAAAAGTCACTCTACCTGGCTTAGGAAAAGAGCAAGATTTAATGCATGTCGGTGTTGGTGTCAGTCAAGTTTTACCAATTTTAGTAATGTGTCTTTTAGCTGACGAAGATACTACCTTAATTTTCGAGCAGCCAGAGCTTCACCTACATCCCCTGGTCCAAACTCGTCTAGCAGATTTTTTCTTGTCAATGGCACTTCTAGGTAAGCAATGTATCATTGAGACTCACAGTGAGTACTTAATTAATCGATTACGGTTTAGAGTTGCCTCTGATATCACTTCAGAGCCTAGAGATACTTTAGCCGAGCAAATCAAGATTTACTTTGCTGAAAAAGTTAAGGGAGCATCCAAATACTGTGAAGTAACAGTCAATAAGTACGGGGCGATCGTTGACTGGCCAAAAGGCTTCTTTGATCAGTCCCAACGTGAAGCAGAAGAAATTTTGAGGGCTTCGATGGCTAAGCGTAAACAAGAACGCCAGAAGAAGCAGGAGCAACTAGGGGAAAAGCCTGATGCCTGAAGCACTGAATGTCATCGTTGACCCTCATCTTATAGCTTTGCCAGATCCGTGCAATTCAGTAAAAGACTTAGAACTGTTTGTAGAAAACCTCCTTGCATGGGCTAAAGCATTAGATCAGGAAGATATCAAAATTTTGCTGGCTCAAAGTTGCTTAGAGTCACTATATGCCGATGGCTTTTATCCGTATGATGACTACAAATTACGAACACTCCTGAACACTTACACAATCGATGACGAACCCATTGCTGATGAAGATACTGTTGCCCTCGTTTTGCGGCGTTTGCTCGATCAAACACCTTTTTTAGAAGAGTTCATTGGCATTTCTGTCATCTTGTGCGATGAAGATAAAACAACCATTGCACCCGAGCATTTTCTCAACCGACTAGGAGCGAACACTGCTCAAGCTCTAAGAGAAAGCTTGATCATGTTAATGCTTTGGCATCAAAACATTAGCCTAACGTCGTCAATCCAAGGATGTGTGTTTGCCACAGGACGGGGTGAGACACTTGAACAGCAAAACACATTGTTAGTTGTTTCAGAAGTTGTAGACATAAGTTGTGACGAGAACTCACCTATCTCCTATGAACTTCCCCATGTCGTTAATGGCAGCTTCCATATTTGTGTTGGCGATGAGGATCTGCTTCAAAATATTCTGGGATATACAGTACTAGACCTTTGGAATCCCCAGGATGAGCAGTTGCCCTGCTACGTTACAACGGCAGGAAAAAATCTTTTAGCAGAGTGGTTAAACTCCCTGATTGACTTGCAGGCTCAGAAAATTATTCAAGCTCGTCTCACCCAGGTTAAGCGAGGCACCTTGGGGGATCACAAATCGATTGGTGAAGGGGTGTATGAGCTGAGAATCCGCTACGGTCCTGCTTACCGAGTTTATTTCGGTTACGTGACAACAACTCAAATTCTGCTGCTTTGTGGAGGAGACAAAAGCACTCAGCCAGAAGACATTAGCAAAGCAAAACAGTATTGGAAAGCGTATAAGCAGCAATGATTAAGGTAAACTGGCGCGATCGCATTCTTGAACAATTCACTCCCCACGCTGCCCGTCTTGCCCTGGTTGCTGACCCAGATAATTTGCTGACGGAAGAAGATATAGCGCAAAAAATCCAGACTAGAGGCTTTGAAACGCTGCTCTACGAAGACTCTATCTCTTTCCGTTTTATCTATGAGTCCAGATACCGATCCCGGTGGCAAGACGGTAGTCTCAGTGACCTAATTGTGATTGTGCCATCCCAGCCTAGTGAGCTTGAATCCTTACCGTTCGATTTACTGAAAGAGAGTGATCGTAGGCTTAGCTTTAGCTTGAACGAACTTTTTCCAAACCTTAGCTATCCAGTTCTTAGCACGCTTGATCGAAACCTGCTTGACCCTCTATACGCAGCGATCCTGGAGCATCAACCCGATCACTTAAATGACATTGAAACTCAAGATTTTATCCTTTGCCACGTTTTCCGCATTGTTTCCGAATCGATTAAAGAAGACTCAGACCTACTCCATTGCTTGCTTCGATTACATTACAAAGAGCAGCGTCTACCTGATCTCTTGAGTGATCGATTAATCACGATTCTGTGCCAGAAACCACAATTTCAGAAATTTCCACTGAAGGCGATCGTGCCAAACCGTCCAGTTTTTTTACAGTTTCTTCAAGAAAACTGGAATAGCTTTGCCCAACAGCAAATTCTCAGATCCTTGCCAGACAGTTTAGCTTCGGAACTAAGTACATCCTATGGTGAGGTTGTCGAAACTTTCCTACCTTTTGACCATAAGGACGTTTGGGCGTTCATGGACAATCTGTTCCGTGAAGGCTATTTGAAACCTGCCAATCCCATGTCGTTAGGATTTCCTGGCTTTGAGCCTAAGTCCAACGATTTGTTCAGAATTGGCTTGTATATTGATTCTCTTGCTAACCAGAAATATCGATTCAGCAAACTTCTCCAACTGATTAACGAATCAGTTCCTAACAACAATGCCCACCACAGAGAATGGTTTTCTGTTGCTTACCGTTGGGCTGAGCTGTTAGTTCTTTGGCACCAAATCAATATGAATGAGGAGCCAGAATTGATATCCGAATTCTATGACATCCAGAAAGAGTTGGATACTGCATTTCTGAATTGGGTTCAAGAGCGGTATAACACGCTCCACTACCAATCACCCACCAATCCTGCAATGCTTCACCACTTGCCTCTGTTCCTGGCGAGGCACATTTACCCACAAAACAAACAAAAAGTTGCTTTGGTCTTGATGGATGGCTTGGCTTTAGATCAATGGCTGATCATTCGTAAAGGATTAGCTGAACAAAAGCCACAATGGCGATTTCAGGAAGAAGCGGTCTTTGCCTTGATTCCCACTATCACTTCAGTTTCACGGCAAGCTGTTTTTGCAGGAAAGACTCCAATCGGTTTTGCTAACAGTATTCAAGCCAATAATAAAGAGTCTTCCTTGTGGCAGCAGTTCTGGATAGACCAAGGCTTTAAAGCCGGGCAAGTCGGCTACAAGGCGGGCTTAAGAGATGAGCAACATCTAGAAAAAGCTGAAGAACTGATATCGCACCCTGCTATGCGCATTCTAGGTTTAGTAGTTCCTAAGGTCGATCGCATTAGCCACAGCAAAGAGTCATATACCCCTAGTATGCATGAGCAAATTCGTCCTTGGGTGCAACAAGGTTTCCTGACAAGAATGTTGAACAGCCTGCTTGAAAATAACTTCCAAGTATTCCTGACTGCCGACCACGGCAATATTGAAGCAACAGGCATTGGACGACCATCCGAAGGGGCTATCGCAGAGTATCGGGGAGAACGAGTCAGAATCTACTCTGAGACAGCACTTAGAGCTAAGGTGAAAGAAAGATTTCCAACTGCTATTGCATGGGACTCACCCATCCTTCCACCTAACTATCTACCCTTATTAGCGCCCAATCGCTCAGCTTTTATTGAGGACGAAAAAATAGTAGCGCATGGGGGCATTTCTATGGAAGAATTAATAGTCCCTTTTGTCCAAATTAGGCAATAATCTTGGGATGACAAAGCAAGTTGGGTTTAGCATTCGGGTCAGAGTAGAATGGCTAGAGCAGACAGCCATGCTCTATTTAGCTGGCAAAACGCGAGATGAAATCAAACTTGTCCTAGAAGAGAGTCTTGCAGATAAGCTTGCAGGTAGTGGCCAGGCAAACCGTGGTAGCCGCCAAAAGGCAATTTCGATACTTTTAAAGACTTGGGTTGCTGTTCCCCAAAAACTCAAACCTCTTAGAGACGAAGGTTTAGAGCTGATAAAGAACTTACCCTCAAATGAGCATTTGGTACTTCATTGGGGTATGACAATGGCTGCATACCCTTTCTTTGGAACAGTTGCTGAGATAACAGGCAGACTTCTTAGGCTCCAAGGATACGTATCTACAACTCAAGTCCTTAGACGAACCTGTGAATTAATGGGAGAACGTGAAACTGTAGCACGAGCAACAAGACGAGTTATCCGGTGCTTTGTTGACTGGGGTGTTCTCGAAGATACGGAAGAAACCGGGGTGTGCCGAGCAACTTCCTCTCTCGCTTTAGCAGATACTAAGCTTGCAGCATGGCTAATTGAAGCAGCCTTAGTTGCTAGTGGATCTAACTCGAAAGCATTAAAGGCGATCGCAGACACTCCAGCCCTTTTTCCTTTTGTGGTCGGCACCCTCAATACTATCGAATTGGAAGAAAATTCTCGATTAGAGCTTTTTCGACATGGTTTAGACGAACACGTAGTCAGCCTGCGTCAAGTAGCCGTATAAGAAATTTTATAGAAACGGGTAGGAAGTTATAGGGTCCGTCATCAATTCCTCGCGAAAAGCTTGAGACACGAACATTACCGAGTTGCCTAATGAACAGGCTAGGGGCTGTAACTCTAGAGTTACAGCCCCTAACTAATGATACGCCTTGGCAAAGAAGTTTAAATTCCTCTTCTGAGAATTAGAAGTATTAATTTATAGTGAGAGTAAGAATTATCCGTTATATTTCTAATGCTTCAAGAGCCTATAGAAGAGTCTAAACGCTCACAAATAGAGTTACCCTCCTCAGATGGTCTAGCAAGCAAACCGCCCTCCGCAAAACTTGGTCCGTTTCTGCTAGATTCAGAAGTCTCATTAGAAAATTTGGAGAGCCTTACTAGCGAAGACTTGAATAAATATCAAACACTTCTTGCAATTAAACGTGAGCTAGTTTCTATAGAAGAACTTAAAAAAAATAGCCAAATTCAACGAGAAGAATATCAAAAAGATAAAGAGCTTGAGAGGGAGAGAATTAGGAAAGAGAGGGAGACTTTACAAGCACAAAGAGAAGCGAATTTAGCAGCATTACGTACGCAAAGGCTATTTAAGAGAAGTATAGGCTTAGTTTCCTTTTTAGCAGGCTTATACTTAACCATTACAAGCAATGCTTTTGGTCCAGTAGTGATGGGAGCGGGATTGGTAGCTGCTGATATCCCCATTGGTCAAGCTGCTACCGTTGTTAATTCACATGGACTAGCAGTAAGAAATAGAAATTTAGATTCAAGCAAGGATGAAGATTTAGCTGAATAAAGTGCTCAAAGAGCAATTAGTAGTAATCAAAAAACAGTAAGTAAAGGTTAAGGTCGGGTTGAGGATGTGGTGTAGAAGAAGTCAAAGATAATCATTTTATAATGCCGCTCATATTGCTTTGAAGCTTAGTCTTCATTAGAGCTAAAAGATCTTATACTGCTCACTCTTTTACCAAAAGCTGTAAATTCTCTAATTAATTCAAGGGTTAAAAATCCACTCACCCCGGCAATGAAGAAGATCACTTGTTCAGCACCTCGTGATAAATTATTGCTTGAGGATTCACTCTTTACTTCTACAAAAACAAGTGAAAAGCAAGCAAGCAAAGGTGCAATACAACCAGTAAGCAGAATTATTTTGTAAATTCTACGAAGATGGTTGTCTTGTCTTTGCATCTGAATATATTCTTGTTTCCTATTCTGTTCTTCCCTAAACTTGAGGAGTTCCGTTTTTTCTTTGCTGTTTCTAATAAGTGTTTGTAATAATAAAATTTCCCTGTCTCTGTTGGCAGAAATAGTCTGTACAAGACTATTTACCTCACGCTCTTTTCCCGGAAGAAGTTTTCGAATAAGGGATACTTCTTCTTCTCGACTGCGATATATTTCTCTACTTAAAGCACTGATTTGCTCATTCTCATCAGAATCATGCTTCTCTTGTTTCGCTGTCAACTCTTGAGATTGAAATTCCTTATTCTGCTTACCATCAGCAAATCCTATAAGGCGAGAAGGTGTATCAGAAGGTATACCTTTTGATCGTATAACGGGTAAGGGTCTCGTATTCCTAGAGAGGGGGCTTAAATTTGTACCCCTTTGTCCAATTGAATACTCAAGAGAACTCGAATTATCTTGAGTAGGCTGTTTGGAAGAATCTTCAAAGTCTACATCGTCAGACTTCTTGGATAATTGAGAATCATCAAGCTTTTTAGATGATTCAAATTTTTCTTGCTCTATTTCGTTCCCAAATTCAGCTTTAAGAAAATTTTCCCAGAATTCTCCTTGTTCCCAGAATTCTCCTTGAATAGTATTTAGACTGTTATCAAGATCATCTTTTGAAGCACCAATCTCCCCTGTTTCTGTGTTGGAGGGA contains these protein-coding regions:
- the pglZ gene encoding BREX-3 system phosphatase PglZ, with protein sequence MIKVNWRDRILEQFTPHAARLALVADPDNLLTEEDIAQKIQTRGFETLLYEDSISFRFIYESRYRSRWQDGSLSDLIVIVPSQPSELESLPFDLLKESDRRLSFSLNELFPNLSYPVLSTLDRNLLDPLYAAILEHQPDHLNDIETQDFILCHVFRIVSESIKEDSDLLHCLLRLHYKEQRLPDLLSDRLITILCQKPQFQKFPLKAIVPNRPVFLQFLQENWNSFAQQQILRSLPDSLASELSTSYGEVVETFLPFDHKDVWAFMDNLFREGYLKPANPMSLGFPGFEPKSNDLFRIGLYIDSLANQKYRFSKLLQLINESVPNNNAHHREWFSVAYRWAELLVLWHQINMNEEPELISEFYDIQKELDTAFLNWVQERYNTLHYQSPTNPAMLHHLPLFLARHIYPQNKQKVALVLMDGLALDQWLIIRKGLAEQKPQWRFQEEAVFALIPTITSVSRQAVFAGKTPIGFANSIQANNKESSLWQQFWIDQGFKAGQVGYKAGLRDEQHLEKAEELISHPAMRILGLVVPKVDRISHSKESYTPSMHEQIRPWVQQGFLTRMLNSLLENNFQVFLTADHGNIEATGIGRPSEGAIAEYRGERVRIYSETALRAKVKERFPTAIAWDSPILPPNYLPLLAPNRSAFIEDEKIVAHGGISMEELIVPFVQIRQ